A genomic region of Anas platyrhynchos isolate ZD024472 breed Pekin duck chromosome 9, IASCAAS_PekinDuck_T2T, whole genome shotgun sequence contains the following coding sequences:
- the UTS2B gene encoding urotensin-2B produces the protein MLLGGGNMEKMWSVQLSLGVLTILTMTVCVPSTHGEPFLLQENRVLPEREDTNHEDTLLTLLLNKKLAWRRPENIDWELAKKFEELEQLEKLKDQLSAEEGSEVAYALESLSASQPKKRACFWKYCI, from the exons ATGCTTTTGGGTGGTGGGAACATGGAGAAGATGTGGTCTGTCCAGCTGTCCCTTGGAGTGCTAACCATCTTGACCATGACTGTGTGTGTCCCATCTACACACGGAGAGCCTTTTTTACTACAAG AGAACCGAGTGCTTCCGGAGAGAGAAGACACAAATCACGAGGACACATTGCTGACTCTGCTTCTTAATAAGAAACTCGCATGGCGGAGACCAGAAAATATCG ACTGGGAGCTGGCAAAGAAGTTTGAAGAGCTTGAACAG CTGGAGAAGTTGAAGGATCAGCTCTCAGCTGAGGAAGGGTCAGAGGTGGCCTACGCTTTGGAAAGTCTCTCAGCATCCCAGCCCAAAAAACGCG cctgcttTTGGAAGTACTGCATCTGA